The following are encoded together in the Erwinia sp. E602 genome:
- a CDS encoding inosine/guanosine kinase, producing MKFPGKRKSKHYFPVSARDPLLQPVQPENESASSWIVGIDQILVDIEAKVDDDFVTRYGLSFGHSLVIEDDVAEALYAELVRENLIAHQFAGGTIGNTLHNYSVLADDRSVLLGVMCNNVQIGGYAYRYLCNTSSRTDLNYLQGVDGAIGRCFTLIGDNGERTFAISPGMMNQLRAESVPEAVIAGASALVLTSYLVRCKPGEPMPAATMQAISYAKKHNVPVVLTLGTKYVIADNPQFWRDFLRDHVSIVAMNEDEAFELTGERDPLQAANIALDWVDLVLCTAGPNGLYMAGFTEESGKRTTQHPLLPGAIAEFNQYEFSRAMRHQDCEQPLRIYSHIAPYMGGPEKIMNTNGAGDGALAALLHDITANNFHRSNVPNSSKHGRSYLTYSSLAQVCKYANRVSYQVLNQHSPRLTRGLPEREDSLEESYWER from the coding sequence ATGAAATTCCCCGGCAAACGTAAGTCCAAACACTATTTCCCCGTCAGCGCGCGCGACCCGCTGCTGCAACCGGTCCAGCCGGAAAACGAGTCGGCCAGCAGCTGGATCGTCGGTATTGACCAGATCCTCGTGGATATTGAAGCGAAGGTGGACGATGACTTCGTCACCCGCTACGGCCTCAGCTTCGGCCACTCGCTGGTGATTGAAGATGACGTGGCCGAGGCGCTGTACGCCGAGCTGGTGCGCGAAAACCTGATTGCCCACCAGTTTGCCGGCGGCACCATCGGTAACACCCTGCATAACTACTCGGTGCTGGCGGACGACCGCTCGGTGCTGCTCGGCGTGATGTGCAATAACGTGCAGATCGGCGGCTATGCTTACCGTTACCTGTGCAACACCTCCAGCCGTACCGATCTTAACTACCTTCAGGGCGTGGACGGCGCTATCGGCCGCTGCTTTACGCTGATTGGCGATAACGGCGAACGCACCTTCGCCATCAGTCCGGGGATGATGAACCAGCTGCGGGCGGAGAGCGTGCCGGAAGCGGTGATCGCCGGCGCATCGGCGCTGGTGCTGACCTCCTATTTAGTGCGCTGCAAACCGGGCGAACCGATGCCCGCCGCCACCATGCAGGCGATTAGCTACGCCAAAAAGCATAACGTGCCGGTGGTGCTGACGCTGGGCACCAAATACGTGATTGCCGACAACCCGCAGTTCTGGCGTGATTTCCTGCGCGACCACGTTTCGATCGTGGCGATGAATGAGGATGAAGCCTTTGAGCTGACCGGCGAGCGCGATCCGCTGCAGGCGGCCAATATCGCCCTCGACTGGGTTGACCTGGTGCTCTGTACCGCCGGGCCGAACGGGCTGTATATGGCGGGCTTTACCGAAGAGTCCGGCAAACGCACCACCCAGCACCCGCTGCTGCCGGGGGCGATTGCCGAGTTTAACCAGTATGAGTTCAGCCGCGCGATGCGCCACCAGGACTGTGAGCAGCCGCTGCGCATCTACTCGCACATTGCGCCGTACATGGGCGGGCCGGAGAAGATCATGAACACCAACGGGGCAGGGGACGGTGCGCTGGCGGCGTTATTACACGACATCACCGCCAATAACTTCCACCGCAGCAACGTGCCCAACTCCAGCAAGCATGGCCGCAGCTACCTGACCTACTCGTCGCTGGCCCAGGTGTGTAAATACGCCAACCGCGTCAGCTATCAGGTGCTGAACCAGCACTCCCCGCGCCTGACCCGCGGCCTGCCGGAGCGCGAAGACAGCCTGGAAGAGTCTTACTGGGAACGGTAA
- the adk gene encoding adenylate kinase — MRIILLGAPGAGKGTQAQFIMEKYGIPQISTGDMLRAAVKAGSELGLQAKEIMDAGKLVTDELVIALVKERIAQEDCRNGFLLDGFPRTIPQADAMKDAGIRVDNVLEFAVPDELIVERIIGRRVHTPSGRVYHVTFNPPKVEGKDDATGEELTTRKDDQEETVRKRLVEYHQMTAPLIAYYSKEAAAGNTAYHKIDGTRKVAEVSAELAKILG, encoded by the coding sequence ATGCGTATTATTCTGCTCGGGGCTCCGGGTGCAGGAAAGGGGACTCAGGCCCAGTTTATTATGGAGAAATACGGTATTCCGCAAATCTCCACCGGTGACATGCTGCGTGCTGCAGTGAAAGCAGGCTCAGAACTGGGGCTGCAGGCCAAAGAGATTATGGATGCCGGTAAACTGGTGACTGACGAACTGGTGATTGCGCTGGTCAAAGAGCGCATCGCTCAGGAAGACTGCCGCAACGGTTTCCTGCTGGACGGCTTCCCGCGCACCATCCCTCAGGCGGATGCCATGAAGGACGCCGGTATCAGGGTCGACAACGTGCTGGAATTCGCGGTACCTGACGAACTGATCGTTGAGCGTATTATTGGCCGCCGTGTGCACACACCTTCTGGCCGCGTCTACCACGTCACCTTCAATCCACCGAAGGTTGAAGGTAAAGACGATGCGACCGGCGAAGAGCTGACCACCCGTAAGGACGATCAGGAAGAGACCGTGCGTAAGCGCCTGGTGGAATACCATCAGATGACCGCACCGCTGATTGCTTACTACAGCAAAGAAGCGGCCGCCGGTAACACCGCGTACCACAAGATCGACGGCACCCGTAAGGTAGCCGAAGTCAGCGCCGAGCTGGCTAAAATCCTCGGTTAA
- a CDS encoding multidrug/biocide efflux PACE transporter: MSVRTLKERILHAVGFEAVALAIVAPTAAWLMDKPLFQMGALAIMLSTVAMLWNIIYNAGFDRLWPRERVTRGLKLRVAHALGFEGGFILIGLPLAAWMLDIGLLQAFMIEIGFFLFFLPYTVVYNWVYDKLRDRLIGARQKRAACRS; encoded by the coding sequence ATGTCTGTACGCACGCTGAAAGAGCGAATTTTACACGCGGTCGGTTTTGAAGCCGTCGCGCTGGCGATCGTTGCCCCCACCGCCGCCTGGCTGATGGATAAGCCCCTGTTTCAGATGGGTGCGCTGGCGATTATGCTGTCCACGGTGGCAATGCTGTGGAACATTATTTACAACGCCGGTTTCGATCGCCTGTGGCCGCGCGAGCGCGTTACCCGCGGCCTGAAGCTGCGCGTGGCCCATGCGCTGGGCTTTGAGGGCGGTTTTATTCTGATCGGCCTGCCGCTGGCCGCGTGGATGCTGGATATCGGCCTGCTGCAGGCGTTTATGATTGAGATCGGTTTCTTCCTGTTCTTCCTGCCGTATACCGTGGTGTACAACTGGGTGTATGACAAACTGCGCGACCGTCTGATCGGCGCGCGTCAGAAGCGCGCCGCCTGTCGGTCATAA
- the ushA gene encoding bifunctional UDP-sugar hydrolase/5'-nucleotidase UshA has protein sequence MAQAWVKDRTYKFTVLHTNDHHGRFWNNERDEYGLAAQKTMMDQIRMEVQAHGGATLILSGGDINTGVPESDLQDAEPDFRGMNLIGYDAMAIGNHEFDNPLSVLRQQQKWAKFPLLSANIYEKSTGKRLFQPYALFNRMGLKIAVIGLTTDDTAKIGNPENFTDIVFHKPADEAKKVVEALRQKEKPDVIIAATHMGHYDNGNHGSNAPGDVEMARALPAGYLDMIVGGHSQDPVCMAKENVKQADYVPGTPCVPDRQNGTWIVQAHEWGKYIGRADFTFRNGKLSLEHYELVPINLRHKVTNADGSTTWVNYTPEIAKNPAMMKLLTPFQKKGEAQLGVKIGSTDGRLEGDRSKVRFVQTNMARLILEGQIERTNADFAAMSGGGVRDSIDEGNITYKDVLKVQPFGNTLVYVEMTGREVEQYLAVVANKQVDSGAYAQFARVSLVADGKGVSEVKINGEPLQADKTYRMATLSFNATGGDGWPAVDKQPSYVNTGFVDAEVLKQYIAGHSPLKAADYQPHGEIVYRQAESAASGQDATAKSDLPATSSPPVSGPANAATASAK, from the coding sequence ATGGCGCAGGCGTGGGTCAAAGATCGCACCTATAAATTTACCGTATTGCACACCAACGATCACCACGGTCGTTTCTGGAACAACGAACGCGACGAGTACGGCCTGGCCGCGCAGAAAACCATGATGGACCAGATCCGCATGGAGGTGCAGGCGCACGGTGGGGCCACGCTGATCCTCTCCGGCGGCGATATCAATACCGGGGTGCCGGAATCAGACCTGCAGGACGCCGAGCCGGATTTTCGCGGCATGAACCTGATCGGTTATGACGCGATGGCGATCGGCAACCATGAGTTTGATAACCCGCTGTCGGTGCTGCGCCAGCAGCAGAAATGGGCGAAGTTCCCACTGCTCTCGGCCAATATCTATGAAAAAAGTACCGGCAAGCGCCTGTTCCAGCCCTATGCGCTGTTTAACCGCATGGGGCTGAAAATTGCGGTGATCGGCCTGACCACCGACGACACCGCCAAAATCGGCAATCCGGAAAACTTCACCGACATCGTATTCCATAAGCCGGCGGATGAGGCGAAAAAGGTGGTGGAGGCGTTACGTCAAAAAGAGAAGCCGGACGTGATTATCGCCGCCACCCATATGGGCCACTACGATAACGGCAACCATGGCTCTAACGCACCGGGTGACGTTGAAATGGCACGTGCCCTGCCCGCAGGTTACCTGGATATGATCGTCGGCGGCCACTCGCAGGACCCGGTCTGCATGGCAAAAGAGAATGTGAAACAGGCCGACTACGTGCCGGGTACCCCGTGTGTGCCGGACCGGCAGAACGGCACCTGGATCGTACAGGCGCACGAGTGGGGCAAATACATTGGCCGTGCGGACTTCACCTTCCGCAACGGCAAGCTCAGTCTTGAACACTACGAGCTGGTGCCGATCAACCTCAGGCATAAGGTCACCAACGCTGACGGCAGCACCACCTGGGTGAACTACACGCCGGAAATTGCCAAAAATCCGGCAATGATGAAGCTGCTGACCCCGTTCCAGAAAAAGGGTGAAGCGCAGCTGGGGGTAAAAATCGGCAGCACCGACGGGCGGCTGGAGGGGGATCGCAGCAAAGTGCGCTTTGTGCAGACCAACATGGCGCGGCTGATCCTTGAAGGGCAGATTGAACGGACCAACGCCGATTTTGCGGCGATGAGCGGCGGCGGCGTGCGTGATTCCATTGACGAAGGGAATATCACCTACAAAGACGTGCTTAAGGTGCAGCCGTTTGGTAATACGCTGGTGTACGTGGAGATGACCGGCCGCGAGGTGGAGCAGTATCTGGCGGTGGTGGCCAACAAGCAGGTGGATTCCGGTGCTTACGCCCAGTTTGCCCGCGTCAGCCTGGTGGCCGATGGCAAGGGGGTCAGCGAAGTGAAGATTAACGGTGAGCCGCTGCAGGCGGATAAAACCTATCGCATGGCGACGCTGAGCTTTAACGCCACCGGCGGTGACGGCTGGCCGGCGGTCGACAAACAGCCCAGCTACGTTAATACCGGCTTTGTTGATGCCGAAGTGCTGAAGCAGTACATCGCGGGCCACTCGCCGCTGAAGGCGGCCGACTACCAGCCGCACGGGGAGATTGTCTATCGTCAGGCAGAGAGTGCGGCATCCGGGCAGGACGCAACGGCGAAAAGCGATCTGCCTGCTACCTCCTCACCGCCGGTGAGTGGTCCGGCCAACGCCGCGACGGCATCCGCAAAATAA
- a CDS encoding MFS transporter has protein sequence MASERTLSSPPAAPARRTAFGILGAISVAHLLNDMLQALILAIYPLLRADFSLSFVQIGLITLTFQVTASLLQPVIGWYTDKHPQPWSLPIGMGFTLAGLALLATAGSFPVILLAAALVGTGSSVFHPESSRVARMASGGRHGLAQSLFQVGGNAGSALGPLLAALVIAPYGRGNVGWFTLAALLAIVLLLQISRWYQAQHRAVKSQPAPAVSPLPRRKVAQAISILLLLVFSKYFYLTSLSSYYTFYLMQKFSLSVQSAQLHLFVFLFAVAAGTVIGGPIGDKIGRKRVIWASILGVAPFTLLLPHVGLWWTGALSVIIGFVLASAFSAILVYAQELMPARIGMVSGLFFGFAFGMGGIGAAVLGLVADHTGIERVYQICAYLPLLGILTAFLPDNRHK, from the coding sequence ATGGCAAGCGAACGTACTCTCTCCTCCCCGCCCGCCGCACCGGCGCGGCGTACCGCCTTTGGCATTCTTGGCGCTATCAGCGTTGCCCACCTGCTGAACGATATGTTGCAGGCGCTGATCCTGGCGATCTACCCGCTGCTGCGCGCAGACTTCTCGCTGAGCTTTGTACAGATCGGCCTGATCACCCTGACCTTTCAGGTCACGGCCTCGCTGCTGCAACCGGTGATTGGCTGGTACACCGATAAACACCCGCAGCCGTGGTCACTGCCGATTGGCATGGGCTTTACCCTGGCCGGGCTGGCGCTGCTGGCCACAGCCGGCAGCTTCCCTGTGATCCTGCTGGCGGCAGCGCTGGTCGGCACCGGTTCGTCGGTGTTCCACCCGGAGTCGTCGCGGGTGGCCCGCATGGCCTCCGGCGGGCGTCACGGGCTGGCCCAGTCGCTGTTCCAGGTCGGCGGTAACGCCGGCAGCGCGCTCGGCCCGCTGCTGGCCGCGCTGGTGATTGCCCCTTACGGCCGCGGTAACGTCGGCTGGTTTACGCTGGCCGCGCTGCTGGCGATTGTGCTGCTGCTGCAAATCAGCCGCTGGTATCAGGCGCAGCACCGCGCGGTGAAGAGCCAGCCGGCACCGGCCGTCAGCCCGCTGCCGCGCCGCAAGGTAGCACAGGCGATTAGCATCCTGCTGCTGCTGGTATTCTCCAAGTACTTCTACCTCACCAGCCTGAGCAGCTATTACACTTTCTACCTGATGCAGAAATTCAGCCTGTCGGTGCAGAGCGCCCAGCTGCACCTGTTCGTGTTTCTGTTCGCCGTGGCGGCCGGTACGGTGATCGGTGGGCCGATCGGCGATAAAATTGGCCGTAAGCGGGTGATCTGGGCGTCGATTCTCGGCGTCGCCCCGTTTACCCTGCTGCTGCCGCACGTCGGATTGTGGTGGACCGGCGCGCTGTCGGTGATTATTGGCTTTGTGCTGGCGTCGGCCTTCTCGGCGATTCTGGTCTACGCCCAGGAGCTGATGCCGGCGCGTATCGGTATGGTTTCAGGGCTGTTTTTCGGTTTTGCCTTTGGTATGGGCGGCATCGGGGCTGCGGTGCTTGGCCTGGTAGCCGACCACACCGGTATCGAACGGGTCTATCAAATCTGCGCTTATCTGCCGCTTCTCGGCATTCTCACCGCTTTCCTGCCTGATAACCGCCATAAATAG
- the ybaL gene encoding YbaL family putative K(+) efflux transporter, producing MHHTTPLITTIVGGLVLAFLFGMLAHRLRISPLVGYLLAGVLAGPFTPGFVADTNLAPELAELGVILLMFGVGLHFSLKDLMAVKSIAIPGAVAQIAGATVLGMGLSWALGWSIMTGLVFGLCLSTASTVVLLRALEERQLIDSQRGQIAIGWLIVEDLVMVLALVLLPAIAGMFEEGKASVTLVLWDLLLTIGKVVAFMVLMMVVGRRVVPWILARSAATGSRELFTLAVLALALGIAFGAVEFFDVSFALGAFFAGMVLNESELSHRAAHDTLPLRDAFAVLFFVSVGMLFDPMILVQEPLAVLGALAIIVLGKSLIALFLVRLFGHSRRTALTISVSLAQIGEFAFILAGLGVSLNLLPETGRNLVLASAILSIMLNPILFALLERYLQKAETVEEQTQEEAIEEEKQIPVDLCNHAVLVGYGRVGSLLGKRLTEAGIPMVVVENSRPRVEALREQGIRAVLGNAAREDTMDLARLDCARWLLLTIPNGYEAGEIVTAARQKRPNIEIIARAHYDDEVDYIMERGADRVVMGEREIANNMLNLILVEPEETKASECPI from the coding sequence ATGCACCATACTACCCCGCTTATCACCACCATTGTCGGAGGCTTAGTTCTCGCCTTCCTCTTCGGTATGCTGGCTCACCGCCTGCGCATCTCTCCTCTTGTCGGTTATCTGCTGGCCGGCGTGCTGGCCGGCCCGTTTACGCCGGGTTTTGTCGCCGATACCAATCTGGCCCCCGAACTGGCCGAGCTGGGCGTGATCCTGCTGATGTTTGGCGTCGGTCTGCACTTCTCGCTAAAAGATCTGATGGCGGTAAAGTCGATTGCCATTCCCGGTGCTGTCGCCCAGATTGCGGGTGCCACGGTGCTGGGAATGGGGCTGTCATGGGCGCTGGGTTGGTCGATAATGACCGGGCTGGTGTTCGGGCTGTGCCTGTCCACCGCCAGTACCGTGGTGCTGCTACGTGCGCTGGAAGAACGGCAGCTTATTGACAGCCAGCGCGGACAGATCGCCATCGGCTGGCTGATTGTTGAAGACCTGGTGATGGTGCTGGCGTTAGTGCTGCTGCCTGCCATCGCCGGGATGTTCGAAGAGGGCAAGGCCAGCGTGACGCTGGTGCTGTGGGACCTGCTGCTGACCATCGGCAAGGTGGTGGCCTTTATGGTGCTGATGATGGTGGTGGGCCGCCGGGTGGTACCGTGGATCCTGGCGCGCAGCGCCGCCACCGGCTCGCGTGAGCTGTTTACCCTGGCGGTGCTGGCGCTGGCGCTGGGTATCGCCTTTGGCGCGGTGGAGTTCTTCGATGTTTCCTTTGCATTAGGTGCCTTCTTCGCGGGTATGGTGCTGAACGAGTCTGAGCTAAGCCACCGGGCGGCGCACGATACGCTGCCGCTGCGCGATGCGTTTGCCGTGCTGTTCTTTGTGTCGGTCGGCATGCTGTTCGACCCGATGATCCTGGTGCAGGAGCCGCTGGCGGTGCTGGGCGCGCTGGCGATTATCGTGCTGGGTAAGTCACTGATTGCCCTGTTCCTGGTACGGCTGTTTGGCCACTCCAGGCGCACAGCGTTGACCATCTCCGTCAGCCTGGCGCAGATCGGTGAGTTTGCATTTATTCTTGCCGGGCTCGGCGTCAGCCTTAATCTGCTGCCGGAAACCGGCCGTAACCTGGTGCTGGCCAGCGCCATCCTGTCGATCATGCTGAATCCGATTCTGTTTGCCCTGCTGGAACGCTATCTGCAGAAAGCCGAAACCGTCGAAGAGCAAACCCAGGAAGAAGCGATCGAGGAAGAGAAGCAGATCCCGGTTGACCTGTGCAACCATGCGGTGCTGGTCGGCTACGGCCGCGTCGGCAGCCTGCTGGGCAAGCGGCTGACGGAAGCCGGGATCCCAATGGTGGTGGTGGAGAACAGCCGCCCGCGCGTGGAAGCGCTGCGTGAGCAGGGTATCCGGGCGGTGCTGGGCAATGCCGCTCGCGAAGATACGATGGACCTGGCGCGACTCGACTGCGCGCGCTGGCTGCTGCTGACCATTCCTAACGGCTACGAAGCCGGGGAGATCGTCACCGCCGCCCGGCAAAAACGCCCCAACATTGAGATTATCGCCCGCGCCCATTACGACGACGAGGTCGACTATATTATGGAACGCGGTGCCGACCGCGTGGTGATGGGCGAGCGGGAAATTGCCAACAATATGCTCAATCTGATTCTGGTCGAGCCGGAAGAGACTAAAGCCAGCGAGTGCCCGATCTGA
- the hemH gene encoding ferrochelatase produces the protein MRQDKPGVLLVNLGTPDAPTTPAVKRYLKQFLSDPRVVDSPRWLWWPILNLGILPIRSPRVAKLYASVWTEEGSPLLVYSKRQRDALAARLDMPVALGMSYGNPSLKSALDQLMAQGVNRLIVLPLYPQFSCSTVAAVWDGITKVFAGYRSLPTVQFIRDYAEHPAYIAALAASVQRSFTQHGKPDLLVGSFHGIPQRFANEGDDYPQRCYDTFDALKAALGLGESEAMLTFQSRFGREPWLMPYTDETMKGLPAKGIKHVQIMSPGFSSDCLETLEEINGENREIFLHAGGTRFEYIPALNDDEEHITMMLELVNAYR, from the coding sequence ATGCGGCAAGATAAGCCCGGTGTACTGCTGGTGAATTTAGGCACGCCTGATGCCCCCACCACGCCCGCCGTCAAACGCTACCTGAAACAGTTCCTCAGTGACCCGCGCGTGGTGGATTCGCCCCGCTGGCTGTGGTGGCCGATTCTGAATCTCGGTATTTTGCCGATTCGCTCACCGCGCGTAGCGAAGCTCTACGCCTCGGTGTGGACGGAAGAAGGTTCGCCGCTGCTGGTTTACAGCAAGCGCCAGCGCGATGCGCTGGCCGCGCGGCTGGACATGCCGGTGGCGCTGGGGATGTCTTACGGCAACCCGAGCCTGAAAAGCGCGCTGGATCAGCTGATGGCGCAGGGCGTAAACCGGCTGATCGTGCTGCCGCTTTACCCGCAGTTCTCCTGTTCCACCGTTGCCGCGGTCTGGGACGGTATTACAAAGGTCTTTGCCGGCTATCGTAGCCTGCCGACCGTGCAGTTTATCCGCGACTACGCCGAGCATCCGGCCTATATCGCCGCGCTGGCCGCTTCAGTGCAACGTTCGTTTACGCAACACGGCAAGCCGGACCTGCTGGTGGGTTCCTTCCACGGCATACCGCAGCGTTTTGCCAACGAGGGTGATGATTATCCGCAGCGCTGCTATGACACCTTCGACGCGCTTAAGGCCGCGCTTGGCCTCGGTGAAAGCGAAGCGATGCTCACCTTCCAGTCGCGCTTTGGCCGCGAACCCTGGCTGATGCCGTACACCGACGAAACCATGAAGGGGCTGCCGGCCAAAGGCATTAAGCACGTGCAGATTATGAGCCCGGGCTTCTCCTCTGACTGTCTGGAAACGCTGGAAGAGATCAACGGAGAAAACCGCGAGATCTTCCTGCACGCGGGCGGCACGCGCTTTGAATATATTCCGGCGCTGAACGACGACGAAGAACACATCACCATGATGCTGGAGCTGGTTAACGCTTACCGCTGA
- a CDS encoding DMT family transporter → MSNMLPLNGNTIGILGGIILSTDSVFIRMMGIADSWLIVALRGVLMWGICLLVWCCWRQSRSMLGSPWLTRDNVLSTLFFCVSSACFVNALNRGNVATVLVIISATPFISALISRLFFGIKSDRSVMLAALAAMTGVTIVMSGRGVDDSAVANLFALGTAVSMALAFIFSSRVSGGTLVLPSLGAILASVLIALWSGGTLVSGLEQLSPAQYGWVVAEGALVMPLAMGLITLSTRFVSPANAGLFLLLETALAPLWMFLFLGEVPTIQAVIGGGIIIIAVISQSLHARRQGAPAGQADAG, encoded by the coding sequence ATGAGCAATATGCTGCCGTTGAACGGCAATACGATCGGTATTCTGGGTGGGATCATCCTCAGCACCGATTCGGTGTTTATCCGCATGATGGGCATCGCTGACTCCTGGCTGATCGTCGCCCTCAGAGGCGTGCTGATGTGGGGGATCTGCCTGCTGGTGTGGTGCTGCTGGCGGCAGAGCCGTAGCATGCTTGGCTCGCCCTGGCTGACCAGGGACAACGTGCTCTCCACGCTGTTTTTTTGCGTCTCATCGGCCTGCTTTGTTAACGCGCTGAACCGCGGCAACGTGGCAACCGTGCTGGTGATTATCTCCGCCACGCCGTTTATCTCTGCGCTTATTTCCCGGCTGTTTTTCGGCATAAAAAGCGACCGCAGCGTCATGCTGGCCGCGCTGGCGGCAATGACTGGGGTGACGATCGTAATGTCCGGCCGCGGCGTTGATGACAGCGCCGTCGCCAACCTGTTTGCGCTGGGTACGGCGGTCTCGATGGCGCTGGCCTTTATCTTCAGCTCGCGGGTCAGCGGCGGAACGCTGGTGCTGCCTTCGCTGGGTGCGATACTGGCTTCGGTCCTGATCGCACTGTGGTCCGGCGGCACGCTGGTCAGCGGCCTGGAACAGCTCAGCCCGGCGCAGTATGGCTGGGTAGTGGCCGAAGGTGCGCTGGTTATGCCGCTGGCGATGGGATTAATTACGCTGTCGACGCGATTTGTTTCACCGGCCAACGCCGGGCTGTTCCTGCTGCTGGAAACCGCGCTGGCACCGTTATGGATGTTTCTGTTCCTTGGTGAAGTGCCGACGATTCAGGCAGTTATTGGCGGTGGCATCATTATCATCGCGGTGATCTCACAGAGCCTGCATGCCCGCCGACAGGGCGCGCCGGCGGGCCAGGCCGATGCGGGATAA
- a CDS encoding LysR substrate-binding domain-containing protein, whose product MPGLPSLRALRYFHQAALHQSFSLAAQSLNVTHSAVSHQIKLLEEWLGKPVFLRTSGRVQLTSDGERLKVCCMQTFSQIETTCEKIRARNLHSLTVSCAPSFLAQWLIPRISRFSERHGEIALTFQTHVDIDKVRSEHTDVLILSHEQALQEDIAATPIAVDSIGPVCAPSLVKGFTVETDFSTLPLLHADTKPHAWAEWAKKTGARGDFWAGRHFDNLTLAIQAARNGMGIIMTPQILVKKEIREGTLIAPLGFAEVDRATWMMVKASRSEEREIGLFRRWLLEEAVLAG is encoded by the coding sequence ATGCCAGGACTTCCATCACTGCGCGCGCTGCGCTATTTTCACCAGGCGGCGCTGCATCAAAGTTTCAGCCTGGCGGCGCAGTCGCTCAACGTGACGCACAGCGCGGTCAGCCATCAGATCAAGCTGCTGGAGGAGTGGCTGGGTAAACCGGTGTTTTTACGAACCAGTGGCCGGGTGCAGCTGACGTCGGACGGGGAGCGCCTGAAGGTGTGCTGCATGCAGACCTTCAGCCAGATTGAGACCACCTGTGAGAAGATCCGCGCGCGCAATCTGCACAGCCTGACCGTATCCTGCGCGCCGAGTTTTCTGGCGCAGTGGCTGATCCCGCGCATCAGCCGCTTCAGCGAGCGCCACGGTGAGATTGCGCTGACCTTTCAAACCCACGTCGATATCGATAAGGTACGCAGCGAACACACCGACGTGCTGATCCTCAGCCACGAGCAGGCGTTGCAGGAGGATATTGCCGCCACGCCGATCGCCGTCGATAGCATCGGCCCGGTGTGCGCCCCCTCCCTGGTTAAAGGCTTTACCGTTGAAACCGACTTCTCCACCCTGCCGCTGCTGCATGCCGATACCAAACCGCATGCGTGGGCCGAGTGGGCGAAAAAGACCGGTGCGCGCGGGGATTTCTGGGCCGGACGCCACTTTGATAACCTGACGCTGGCGATTCAGGCTGCGCGCAACGGCATGGGCATCATCATGACGCCGCAGATCCTGGTGAAGAAAGAGATCCGGGAAGGCACGCTGATTGCGCCGCTGGGCTTTGCCGAAGTGGATCGCGCTACCTGGATGATGGTGAAAGCCTCGCGCAGCGAGGAGCGGGAGATCGGCCTGTTCCGCCGCTGGCTGCTGGAGGAGGCGGTGCTGGCGGGCTGA